From the Oryza glaberrima chromosome 5, OglaRS2, whole genome shotgun sequence genome, one window contains:
- the LOC127774044 gene encoding glucan 1,3-beta-glucosidase-like gives MMSSRLLKRACLLLLVSSWLCSLSDAKRKTPPSPPPPPPPPSSSGLPVRAVCLGGWLVTEGWILPSLFDAIPNKDLLDGAQLQLKAVAAGAYLTAAGQDGAAAVVANRTQAAPSASETFKLWRINETTFNFRASSGRFVGAGSDGGAAVVAVAAAPGPSETFQVVRDDGDKSRVRIRAPNGHFLQVALGSNSVTTDYYGESTSWGDDDPSVFVVTKVLELQGEYQICNGYGTAKATPILRNHWSTYIVEDDFKFISASGLTAVRIPVGWWIASDPNPPAPYVGGSLQTLDNAFKWAEKYKLGVIIDLHAAPGSQNPWEHSSSRDGTQEWGTSDANIAETVQVIDFLASRYAKSPSLLAVELMNEPFAPRATLESLMKYYHDGYNAVRKYSSTAYVIMSNRLGPHDPTEFLQFANGFPRAVIDVHYYTVFNDLFNNLTVQQNIDFIKSNFSSELKNVTTQNGPLTFVGEWVAEWRVPNATKEEYQRYAKVQMDVYGQATFGWSYWTLKNVNNHWNLEWMINNGYISLKT, from the exons ATGATGAGCAGTCGTCTTCTCAAACGCGCCTGCCTACTCCTCCTCGTCTCGTCATGGCTATGCTCCCTCTCCGACGCCAAGAGGAAgacgccaccctcgccgccgccgccgccgccaccgccctcctcctctggcCTCCCCGTCCGAGCGGTGTGCCTCGGTGGCTGGCTCGTCACGGAGGGCTGgatcctcccctccctcttcgACGCCATCCCTAACAAGGACCTCCTG GACGGCGCACAGCTGCAGCTCAaggccgtggcggcgggcgcgtacctcaccgccgccggccaggacggcgccgcggcggtcgtCGCCAACCGGACGCAGGCGGCACCCTCCGCCTCGGAGACCTTCAAG CTGTGGCGGATCAACGAGACGACGTTCAACTTCCGGGCGTCGAGCGGACGGTTCGTCGGCGccgggagcgacggcggcgcggcggtggtggcggtggccgccgcgccggggccGTCGGAGACGTTCCAGGTGgtgcgcgacgacggcgacaagaGCCGGGTGCGGATTAGGGCGCCAAATGGGCACTTCTTGCAg GTAGCATTGGGATCTAACTCAGTGACAACAGATTACTACGGTGAAAGCACAAGTTGGGGAGACGATGACCCATCAGTATTTGTAGTAACAAAAGTTTTGGAGCTGCAGGGAGAGTACCAGATTTGCAATGGCTATGGTACAGCCAAGGCTACACCAATACTCAGG AATCATTGGAGCACATACATAGTCGAAGACGACTTCAAGTTCATCTCAGCAAGCGGGTTAACAGCAGTGCGAATTCCAGTTGGATGGTGGATTGCTAGTGATCCCAATCCTCCGGCTCCATATGTCGGAGGATCCCTGCAAACCTTGGACAATGCCTTCAAGTGGGCAGA GAAGTACAAGCTGGGCGTTATTATTGATCTCCATGCGGCTCCCGGGTCGCAGAACCCATGGGAGCATAGCTCATCCAGAGACGGCACGCAGGAATGGGGAACATCTGATGCTAACATCGCAGAGACAGTGCAAGTGATCGACTTCCTCGCATCCAG GTACGCAAAGAGCCCAAGCCTCCTGGCAGTGGAGCTGATGAATGAGCCGTTTGCACCCCGTGCCACCTTGGAGAGTCTGATGAAGTACTACCATGATGGATACAACGCCGTCAGGAAATACTCATCGACGGCTTACGTCATCATGTCGAACCGTCTGGGACCGCATGATCCAACTGAGTTTCTTCAATTTGCCAACGGCTTCCCCCGTGCCGTCATCGATGTGCACTACTACACGGTGTTCAATGACCTGTTCAATAACCTGACTGTGCAGCAGAACATTGATTTTATCAAATCAAACTTCTCAAGTGAGCTAAAAAATGTCACAACACAAAATGGCCCTCTCACCTTTGTGG GAGAATGGGTGGCTGAGTGGAGAGTACCCAATGCAACAAAGGAAGAGTACCAGAGATATGCAAAGGTGCAGATGGATGTTTATGGGCAGGCCACCTTTGGATGGTCCTATTGGACTCTCAAGAATGTTAACAACCACTGGAATCTAGAGTGGATGATCAACAATGGCTACATCTCCTTGAAAACCTAA